A window of Cryptomeria japonica chromosome 3, Sugi_1.0, whole genome shotgun sequence contains these coding sequences:
- the LOC131068480 gene encoding protein MODIFIER OF SNC1 1 isoform X1, giving the protein MVTSAMLTGERRGVSARRSGMTVLGKVPKPLNLPSQRLENRGLDPNVEIVPKGTVSWGTGHSPPTTVNAWGAASFSSSPPANAGVGGNRSNVSTARPSSGGSGTRPSTAGSDHSHEPATPNAWSYGLSRPSSASGALGMGHSQSTLTRPCSAESRPGSSHLSRFADSSIESNVPWGGSGTSQKLGENHPQPARFTLTSVDFPTLGSDKNPDLRPQHGNASTTRPMSTSEGLAQKEKLKPSLADWNDEASTGKDRRPRDMLAPDEGHAPKEGFHRKTFVHTVDSWHYDDGINNCTASKLTEEEWHRAGPPVAPYGPPGGQVRFPFTAPGYIRPAFEYGPVPYAQRPHGPGGYGRQGEMYGPYMAQPMVAGRPGVPLGNSLYPNQLPFDGYYGPPGIPSSHYGNIDEREMAMTRMGAGPGMYGGYPHYQGHPVDGPRFQYNGPGSGVRPATLLPLSREQNDLTSHGRVASEGTDKTYSKQVDVWMSKDADNSSDNSRPFHPQDSNTRRNSSLSAGNPQSEKDNSRTALSGHRNWGTVSSDEKMDFSKPVFDEEALSSREFEDSRISVLESNHEKGANVTRVAEQTNLSDKKHVQVKTKDGMDSYKSSVLEDLNKERKRDCAEIDPNRAAHSVDHFQTGLEHHLKVGGLPQDEKKFVATVEKFQLEDVKFGEEASKQKVESYSTSRNHALCQEAQTLVTPLKGSDEHISTDGPDRISVVAMPIPERNLASNAMPIPERNLASNTSVKLKGGLSSASGSNNLSLETPKISDKVQLLKRSDNHRTENTLDSEGAVLQAHGTQGPKGIQETLQKECNTTKGRFNAHEGDSEWKRKLPVVESALKAAKPNSAHGNRHIVTYSTADDALTGSEDFGDKPAGESHIQQCPASHDYEAQRAKLKEAAAQRAKELLREEEERIKEQKAKALLKLEELNRRALGVATPQDVGNSRSENMTSATFSGSEVVSEDTQKHQAGSYSNNGEQNDNLREADNVLNNNAVCELPPVQVSEPSETPGSLEKSASDALVKSGKNDRSKRENYRRSSNVSREDPKYQLKTDDQKSHLKQRENNPNTSSLQNAAMLPVLVVPVSASILTSPSTSEALQKDIQVTCSDSSSVAGQVSQPEFPKQAWSRQKAKQYVFEQKSSGSQSSILDKTEQIISPDSGNSVNLAGESNMLQAPGSCIVEKSSDTIASGGDGSISRKKKYSKNAKNKNKIDKSIVTVSSTGSSNDDHIVALQPNSISGDSKHEGGLVISNTIKAVEKGVEIQNIKSELGSVQNGGNDTSVTHDTVDATVVDHRILQSTDDTSTGRVTQVKSHFPKRSYRVSQEARVSDKSQVSEGRVWAPVRAANHQVTTNDKQKLDQIEVQPSGVDSSEVVVQNPIRNKRAEIERYVPKPVAKEQAQHNENCQHFVAGSSFSARDQMDQKNKHGAVKNVVTSETQQQHSSFGENKGHISGKQGKQNGSWRQRNSNEIRENTKVSHTHQSIEGESALPLQTNEVTVSRTRHTHIETKGFKSEGIEIHPQPHQPDLQKPRHVEELPNSVAVQSNKQQILQCEAEQSTQLASEPHLQTSNSAKDQEPQLAYKRDQNMHDQRFYQANRSRPKSQKFSGRQVYMEGNHQFTRVTGVSEESEENHRVEQSFVHQRPRSSAWTPKPQGSADHKEHHLHQKLISGQPDTHQLKMDSNEEQHDSETRVPEHLKTICDQQEGPLSSTKKHQLQEHSFGQQVPASPNQFEGKNQNLNSDVDRTHTGRLSQQQLKLTHPDRQTTDKEQPKQIANSMSYQQRRQANHGHWQQTGAGTRSGTRVTDGYEEHPQTANVQSRKQHDTSIPRNSESSLGAGQHHRQDTSKQQPLINSNLTKQNLQVHSQPISSQKPLEFYQPKAGLASRNGDNHEINPSITPHGGSSWSGEHRGSHGYRGRDHSHARRGRSSGRGGGSFGLRGN; this is encoded by the exons AGGTACTGTTAGCTGGGGCACTGGCCACTCACCTCCTACTACTGTTAATGCTTGGGGAGctgcttcattttcttcatcacctCCTGCTAATGCTGGAGTGGGGGGCAACCGTTCAAATGTTAGTACAGCTCGTCCTTCATCTGGAGGAAGTGGTACTCGTCCATCGACTGCGGGAAGTGACCATTCTCATGAACCTGCTACTCCAAATGCATGGAGCTATGGATTGAGCCGTCCCTCATCTGCATCAGGGGCACTGGGCATGGGTCATTCACAATCAACGCTAACTCGTCCTTGCAGTGCGGAATCAAGACCAGGGAGTTCACACCTCTCCCGTTTTGCAGATTCATCAATTGAATCAAATGTTCCATGGGGAGGATCTGGAACTTCACAGAAGCTG GGAGAAAATCATCCTCAGCCTGCTCGATTTACTCTGACATCTGTTGACTTTCCGACTCTTGGGTCTGACAAGAACCCAGATTTGCGTCCACAGCATG GCAATGCTTCCACCACACGACCAATGTCGACTTCTGAAGGTTTGGCACAAAAGGAGAAATTAAAGCCTTCTCTAGCTGATTGGAATG ATGAAGCATCTACAGGTAAGGATAGAAGACCTAGGGATATGCTAGCTCCAGATGAGGGACATGCACCCAAGGAAGGATTTCATAGGAAAACATTTGTACACACAGTGGATTCCTGGCATTATGATGATGGGATTAATAACTGCACAGCTTCAAAATTAACAGAAGAAGAATGGCATAGGGCTGGACCTCCAGTTGCTCCCTATGGTCCTCCTGGTGGACAAGTCAGGTTTCCATTCACAGCACCTGGTTATATACGTCCAGCATTTGAATATGGACCCGTACCATATGCTCAAAGGCCACATGGACCTGGTGGGTATGGAAGACAGGGTGAAATGTATGGTCCATATATGGCACAACCTATGGTGGCAGGTCGTCCTGGTGTTCCTCTTGGCAATAGTTTGTATCCTAATCAACTACCTTTTGATGGTTACTATGGACCTCCGGGAATCCCTAGTTCCCACTATGGTAACATTGATGAAAGAGAGATGGCAATGACAAGGATGGGGGCTGGGCCTGGTATGTATGGTGGATATCCTCATTATCAGGGTCATCCTGTTGATGGGCCTCGGTTTCAATATAATGGACCTGGATCTGGTGTGCGCCCAGCAACTTTGCTTCCTTTATCAAGAGAACAAAATGATTTGACATCTCATGGTAGGGTTGCTTCTGAAGGGACAGATAAGACTTACTCAAAGCAggttgatgtgtggatgtctaaaGATGCGGATAATTCTAGTGACAATAGTCGCCCATTTCATCCCCAGGATTCAAATACAAGGAGAAACTCCTCTCTTTCTGCTGGAAATCCTCAAAGTGAGAAAGACAATTCACGAACAGCTCTTAGTGGCCATCGTAATTGGGGTACTGTTAGTAGTGACGAGAAAATGGATTTTTCCAAACCTGTTTTTGATGAAGAGGCTTTATCAAGTCGAGAATTTGAAGATAGCAGGATTTCAGTCTTGGAAAGCAACCATGAGAAAGGGGCCAATGTTACAAGGGTAGCTGAGCAGACAAACTTGAGTGATAAAAAACACGTTCAAGTTAAAACTAAAGATGGCATGGATTCTTACAAGTCCTCCGTGCTTGAAGATTTGAATAAGGAAAGGAAGCGTGATTGTGCTGAAATTGACCCAAACAGGGCTGCACATTCGGTGGATCATTTTCAGACTGGATTGGAACATCACTTGAAAGTTGGTGGCTTACCCCAAGATGAAAAGAAATTTGTAGCGACGGTTGAGAAATTTCAGCTAGAGGATGTAAAGTTTGGAGAGGAGGCATCTAAACAAAAAGTAGAATCTTATTCCACAAGCAGGAACCATGCTCTTTGCCAAGAGGCACAGACATTGGTAACACCATTGAAAGGATCTGATGAACATATTTCCACAGATGGCCCTGATAGAATTTCTGTAGTTGCAATGCCTATACCAGAAAGAAATTTAGCATCAAATGCAATGCCTATACCAGAAAGAAATTTAGCATCAAATACATCTGTTAAATTAAAAGGTGGTTTATCCAGTGCATCAGGGTCCAATAATTTATCTCTTGAAACTCCCAAGATCAGTGATAAAGTTCAGTTACTTAAGCGCAGTGATAATCACCGAACAGAAAATACACTGGATTCTGAAGGAGCAGTCCTGCAAGCGCACGGTACTCAAGGACCCAAAGGAATTCAAGAAACCTTACAAAAAGAATGTAATACAACCAAAGGCAGGTTTAATGCCCATGAAGGAGACAGTGAATGGAAAAGGAAACTGCCTGTGGTGGAGTCAGCATTAAAAGCAGCGAAACCCAACAGTGCTCATGGTAATAGACATATAGTTACTTATTCCACAGCAGATGATGCTCTAACTGGCTCTGAAGATTTTGGAGATAAACCAGCTGGAGAATCTCATATTCAGCAGTGTCCTGCTTCCCATGATTATGAGGCACAG CGTGCAAAGTTGAAGGAAGCTGCTGCACAACGTGCAAAGGAGCTGCtaagagaagaagaggagaggataaAAGAACAGAAGGCTAAGGCCCTTCTAAAGTTAGAAGAGCTTAATAGGCGGGCTTTGGGGGTTGCAACACCTCAGGATGTGGGAAATTCTAGAAGTGAAAACATGACATCTGCAACATTCAGTGGATCGGAAGTAGTATctgaagatacacagaaacatcaAGCAGGCAGTTACAGCAATAATGGGGAGCAGAATGACAATCTGAGAGAAGCAGACAATGTTCTTAATAATAATGCTGTGTGTGAACTTCCTCCAGTTCAAGTTTCAGAGCCATCTGAAACTCCAGGAAGCCTTGAAAAGAGTGCTAGTGATGCCCTTGTCAAGAGTGGGAAAAATGATAGGTCCAAACGAGAAAATTATCGCAGGTCTAGCAATGTCAGCAGGGAAGATCCAAAATACCAATTGAAAACAGATGACCAGAAGAGCCATTTGAAACAAAGGGAAAATAATCCTAATACTAGTTCTCTGCAAAATGCTGCCATGCTTCCTGTACTGGTTGTGCCAGTGTCCGCTTCTATTTTAACTTCACCAAGCACATCTGAAGCTTTGCAAAAGGACATTCAAGTAACATGTTCAGATTCTTCTTCAGTTGCTGGCCAAGTCAGTCAGCCTGAATTTCCAAAACAAGCTTGGTCCCGTCAGAAGGCAAAACAATATGTTTTTGAGCAAAAATCTTCTGGTTCTCAATCATCTATTTTGGATAAAACAGAGCAGATCATTTCACCAGATAGTGGAAATTCTGTCAATCTAGCTGGTGAGAGTAACATGTTGCAAGCACCAGGCAGTTGTATAGTTGAGAAGAGTTCTGACACTATTGCCAGTGGAGGTGATGGTTCGATATCCCGCAAGAAGAAAtatagcaaaaatgcaaaaaacaaGAATAAGATTGATAAGTCAATTGTAACTGTGAGTTCAACAGGGTCATCAAACGATGATCACATTGTGGCACTGCAACCAAATAGCATTTCTGGGGATTCAAAACATGAAGGAGGGTTAGTAATTAGTAATACAATCAAAGCAGTGGAGAAAGGTGTTGAGATACAGAATATAAAATCTGAACTAGGTTCTGTACAAAATGGTGGAAATGATACGAGTGTGACTCATGATACTGTGGATGCTACTGTGGTAGATCATCGAATATTGCAATCAACAGATGATACTTCTACTGGAAGAGTTACTCAAGTGAAGTCTCACTTTCCAAAGCGGTCATATAGAGTATCACAAGAAGCAAGAGTGTCTGATAAATCTCAGGTAAGTGAAGGTAGAGTGTGGGCTCCAGTGCGTGCAGCAAATCATCAAGTTACTACAAATGACAAGCagaaattggatcaaattgaggTACAACCTTCTGGAGTTGACAGTAGTGAAGTGGTAGTACAAAACCCGATTAGAAATAAGAGAGCTGAAATAGAGCGTTATGTTCCAAAACCTGTTGCAAAGGAGCAAGCACAACATAATGAAAATTGCCAACATTTTGTAGCTGGGTCATCTTTTTCTGCTCGAGATCAAATGGATCAGAAAAACAAGCACGGTGCGGTGAAAAATGTAGTTACTAGTGAAACACAACAGCAACATTCGTCCTTTGGTGAAAATAAAGGGCATATATCTGGAAAGCAGGGAAAGCAAAATGGCTCATGGCGTCAGAGAAATTCAAATGAAATCCGAGAAAATACTAAGGTGTCTCATACTCACCAGAGCATTGAAGGTGAAAGTGCTTTGCCCTTGCAAACAAATGAAGTGACTGTCTCCAGAACAAGGCACACTCATATAGAAACAAAGGGTTTCAAGTCAGAAGGGATTGAAATTCATCCTCAACCACACCAGCCAGACTTGCAAAAACCAAGACATGTTGAAGAGTTGCCAAATTCTGTTGCTGTTCAATCAAACAAGcaacaaatccttcaatgtgaagcaGAGCAGAGTACACAACTTGCATCAGAGCCTCATTTGCAGACAAGCAATTCTGCAAAGGATCAGGAACCTCAGCTGGCTTATAAGAGAGATCAGAACATGCATGACCAACGTTTCTATCAGGCAAACAGGTCCCGTCCAAAGTCACAAAAGTTTTCTGGTCGCCAAGTTTATATGGAAGGAAACCATCAGTTCACTAGAGTTACTGGAGTAAGTGAGGAAAGTGAGGAAAATCACCGTGTTGAACAGAGTTTTGTTCATCAGCGACCTAGGTCATCTGCATGGACTCCAAAGCCACAAGGGTCAGCAGATCATAAAGAGCACCATTTGCATCAAAAACTTATCTCTGGCCAACCTGATACCCACCAACTAAAGATGGATTCGAATGAGGAGCAACATGACTCGGAAACTAGAGTGCCTGAACATCTAAAAACTATCTGTGATCAGCAGGAAGGACCACTATCATCAACAAAGAAGCATCAGTTGCAGGAGCATTCTTTTGGGCAGCAGGTACCTGCTTCACCAAATCAATTTGAAGGGAAAAATCAGAATCTGAACTCTGATGTTGATAGAACACATACTGGCCGTTTATCCCAGCAGCAATTGAAGTTGACACATCCAGATAGACAAACAACTGACAAAGAACAGCCTAAACAAATTGCAAATTCTATGTCATATCAGCAGCGTCGACAGGCCAATCATGGCCATTGGCAACAAACTGGGGCTGGCACAAGATCTGGTACACGAGTAACTGATGGATATGAAGAACATCCCCAAACTGCTAATGTGCAGAGCCGCAAACAGCATGATACCTCTATACCAAGGAATTCAGAGTCATCTTTGGGAGCTGGCCAACATCATAGACAAGATACAAGCAAACAGCAACCATTAATAAACAGCAATCTGACCAAACAAAATTTACAAGTACATTCTCAGCCAATCTCAAGTCAAAAACCTCTAGAATTCTATCAACCAAAGGCAGGTTTGGCATCTAGAAATGGTGATAACCATGAAATAAACCCTAGCATTACCCCACATGGTGGTTCATCCTGGTCAGGTGAGCACAGAGGTAGTCACGGTTATCGTGGTAGAGACCACAGCCATGCTAGGCGTGGTCGCTCCAGTGGACGTGGTGGTGGGAGCTTTGGTCTAAGAGGAAATTAA
- the LOC131068480 gene encoding protein MODIFIER OF SNC1 1 isoform X3: protein MGHSQSTLTRPCSAESRPGSSHLSRFADSSIESNVPWGGSGTSQKLGENHPQPARFTLTSVDFPTLGSDKNPDLRPQHGNASTTRPMSTSEGLAQKEKLKPSLADWNDEASTGKDRRPRDMLAPDEGHAPKEGFHRKTFVHTVDSWHYDDGINNCTASKLTEEEWHRAGPPVAPYGPPGGQVRFPFTAPGYIRPAFEYGPVPYAQRPHGPGGYGRQGEMYGPYMAQPMVAGRPGVPLGNSLYPNQLPFDGYYGPPGIPSSHYGNIDEREMAMTRMGAGPGMYGGYPHYQGHPVDGPRFQYNGPGSGVRPATLLPLSREQNDLTSHGRVASEGTDKTYSKQVDVWMSKDADNSSDNSRPFHPQDSNTRRNSSLSAGNPQSEKDNSRTALSGHRNWGTVSSDEKMDFSKPVFDEEALSSREFEDSRISVLESNHEKGANVTRVAEQTNLSDKKHVQVKTKDGMDSYKSSVLEDLNKERKRDCAEIDPNRAAHSVDHFQTGLEHHLKVGGLPQDEKKFVATVEKFQLEDVKFGEEASKQKVESYSTSRNHALCQEAQTLVTPLKGSDEHISTDGPDRISVVAMPIPERNLASNAMPIPERNLASNTSVKLKGGLSSASGSNNLSLETPKISDKVQLLKRSDNHRTENTLDSEGAVLQAHGTQGPKGIQETLQKECNTTKGRFNAHEGDSEWKRKLPVVESALKAAKPNSAHGNRHIVTYSTADDALTGSEDFGDKPAGESHIQQCPASHDYEAQRAKLKEAAAQRAKELLREEEERIKEQKAKALLKLEELNRRALGVATPQDVGNSRSENMTSATFSGSEVVSEDTQKHQAGSYSNNGEQNDNLREADNVLNNNAVCELPPVQVSEPSETPGSLEKSASDALVKSGKNDRSKRENYRRSSNVSREDPKYQLKTDDQKSHLKQRENNPNTSSLQNAAMLPVLVVPVSASILTSPSTSEALQKDIQVTCSDSSSVAGQVSQPEFPKQAWSRQKAKQYVFEQKSSGSQSSILDKTEQIISPDSGNSVNLAGESNMLQAPGSCIVEKSSDTIASGGDGSISRKKKYSKNAKNKNKIDKSIVTVSSTGSSNDDHIVALQPNSISGDSKHEGGLVISNTIKAVEKGVEIQNIKSELGSVQNGGNDTSVTHDTVDATVVDHRILQSTDDTSTGRVTQVKSHFPKRSYRVSQEARVSDKSQVSEGRVWAPVRAANHQVTTNDKQKLDQIEVQPSGVDSSEVVVQNPIRNKRAEIERYVPKPVAKEQAQHNENCQHFVAGSSFSARDQMDQKNKHGAVKNVVTSETQQQHSSFGENKGHISGKQGKQNGSWRQRNSNEIRENTKVSHTHQSIEGESALPLQTNEVTVSRTRHTHIETKGFKSEGIEIHPQPHQPDLQKPRHVEELPNSVAVQSNKQQILQCEAEQSTQLASEPHLQTSNSAKDQEPQLAYKRDQNMHDQRFYQANRSRPKSQKFSGRQVYMEGNHQFTRVTGVSEESEENHRVEQSFVHQRPRSSAWTPKPQGSADHKEHHLHQKLISGQPDTHQLKMDSNEEQHDSETRVPEHLKTICDQQEGPLSSTKKHQLQEHSFGQQVPASPNQFEGKNQNLNSDVDRTHTGRLSQQQLKLTHPDRQTTDKEQPKQIANSMSYQQRRQANHGHWQQTGAGTRSGTRVTDGYEEHPQTANVQSRKQHDTSIPRNSESSLGAGQHHRQDTSKQQPLINSNLTKQNLQVHSQPISSQKPLEFYQPKAGLASRNGDNHEINPSITPHGGSSWSGEHRGSHGYRGRDHSHARRGRSSGRGGGSFGLRGN, encoded by the exons ATGGGTCATTCACAATCAACGCTAACTCGTCCTTGCAGTGCGGAATCAAGACCAGGGAGTTCACACCTCTCCCGTTTTGCAGATTCATCAATTGAATCAAATGTTCCATGGGGAGGATCTGGAACTTCACAGAAGCTG GGAGAAAATCATCCTCAGCCTGCTCGATTTACTCTGACATCTGTTGACTTTCCGACTCTTGGGTCTGACAAGAACCCAGATTTGCGTCCACAGCATG GCAATGCTTCCACCACACGACCAATGTCGACTTCTGAAGGTTTGGCACAAAAGGAGAAATTAAAGCCTTCTCTAGCTGATTGGAATG ATGAAGCATCTACAGGTAAGGATAGAAGACCTAGGGATATGCTAGCTCCAGATGAGGGACATGCACCCAAGGAAGGATTTCATAGGAAAACATTTGTACACACAGTGGATTCCTGGCATTATGATGATGGGATTAATAACTGCACAGCTTCAAAATTAACAGAAGAAGAATGGCATAGGGCTGGACCTCCAGTTGCTCCCTATGGTCCTCCTGGTGGACAAGTCAGGTTTCCATTCACAGCACCTGGTTATATACGTCCAGCATTTGAATATGGACCCGTACCATATGCTCAAAGGCCACATGGACCTGGTGGGTATGGAAGACAGGGTGAAATGTATGGTCCATATATGGCACAACCTATGGTGGCAGGTCGTCCTGGTGTTCCTCTTGGCAATAGTTTGTATCCTAATCAACTACCTTTTGATGGTTACTATGGACCTCCGGGAATCCCTAGTTCCCACTATGGTAACATTGATGAAAGAGAGATGGCAATGACAAGGATGGGGGCTGGGCCTGGTATGTATGGTGGATATCCTCATTATCAGGGTCATCCTGTTGATGGGCCTCGGTTTCAATATAATGGACCTGGATCTGGTGTGCGCCCAGCAACTTTGCTTCCTTTATCAAGAGAACAAAATGATTTGACATCTCATGGTAGGGTTGCTTCTGAAGGGACAGATAAGACTTACTCAAAGCAggttgatgtgtggatgtctaaaGATGCGGATAATTCTAGTGACAATAGTCGCCCATTTCATCCCCAGGATTCAAATACAAGGAGAAACTCCTCTCTTTCTGCTGGAAATCCTCAAAGTGAGAAAGACAATTCACGAACAGCTCTTAGTGGCCATCGTAATTGGGGTACTGTTAGTAGTGACGAGAAAATGGATTTTTCCAAACCTGTTTTTGATGAAGAGGCTTTATCAAGTCGAGAATTTGAAGATAGCAGGATTTCAGTCTTGGAAAGCAACCATGAGAAAGGGGCCAATGTTACAAGGGTAGCTGAGCAGACAAACTTGAGTGATAAAAAACACGTTCAAGTTAAAACTAAAGATGGCATGGATTCTTACAAGTCCTCCGTGCTTGAAGATTTGAATAAGGAAAGGAAGCGTGATTGTGCTGAAATTGACCCAAACAGGGCTGCACATTCGGTGGATCATTTTCAGACTGGATTGGAACATCACTTGAAAGTTGGTGGCTTACCCCAAGATGAAAAGAAATTTGTAGCGACGGTTGAGAAATTTCAGCTAGAGGATGTAAAGTTTGGAGAGGAGGCATCTAAACAAAAAGTAGAATCTTATTCCACAAGCAGGAACCATGCTCTTTGCCAAGAGGCACAGACATTGGTAACACCATTGAAAGGATCTGATGAACATATTTCCACAGATGGCCCTGATAGAATTTCTGTAGTTGCAATGCCTATACCAGAAAGAAATTTAGCATCAAATGCAATGCCTATACCAGAAAGAAATTTAGCATCAAATACATCTGTTAAATTAAAAGGTGGTTTATCCAGTGCATCAGGGTCCAATAATTTATCTCTTGAAACTCCCAAGATCAGTGATAAAGTTCAGTTACTTAAGCGCAGTGATAATCACCGAACAGAAAATACACTGGATTCTGAAGGAGCAGTCCTGCAAGCGCACGGTACTCAAGGACCCAAAGGAATTCAAGAAACCTTACAAAAAGAATGTAATACAACCAAAGGCAGGTTTAATGCCCATGAAGGAGACAGTGAATGGAAAAGGAAACTGCCTGTGGTGGAGTCAGCATTAAAAGCAGCGAAACCCAACAGTGCTCATGGTAATAGACATATAGTTACTTATTCCACAGCAGATGATGCTCTAACTGGCTCTGAAGATTTTGGAGATAAACCAGCTGGAGAATCTCATATTCAGCAGTGTCCTGCTTCCCATGATTATGAGGCACAG CGTGCAAAGTTGAAGGAAGCTGCTGCACAACGTGCAAAGGAGCTGCtaagagaagaagaggagaggataaAAGAACAGAAGGCTAAGGCCCTTCTAAAGTTAGAAGAGCTTAATAGGCGGGCTTTGGGGGTTGCAACACCTCAGGATGTGGGAAATTCTAGAAGTGAAAACATGACATCTGCAACATTCAGTGGATCGGAAGTAGTATctgaagatacacagaaacatcaAGCAGGCAGTTACAGCAATAATGGGGAGCAGAATGACAATCTGAGAGAAGCAGACAATGTTCTTAATAATAATGCTGTGTGTGAACTTCCTCCAGTTCAAGTTTCAGAGCCATCTGAAACTCCAGGAAGCCTTGAAAAGAGTGCTAGTGATGCCCTTGTCAAGAGTGGGAAAAATGATAGGTCCAAACGAGAAAATTATCGCAGGTCTAGCAATGTCAGCAGGGAAGATCCAAAATACCAATTGAAAACAGATGACCAGAAGAGCCATTTGAAACAAAGGGAAAATAATCCTAATACTAGTTCTCTGCAAAATGCTGCCATGCTTCCTGTACTGGTTGTGCCAGTGTCCGCTTCTATTTTAACTTCACCAAGCACATCTGAAGCTTTGCAAAAGGACATTCAAGTAACATGTTCAGATTCTTCTTCAGTTGCTGGCCAAGTCAGTCAGCCTGAATTTCCAAAACAAGCTTGGTCCCGTCAGAAGGCAAAACAATATGTTTTTGAGCAAAAATCTTCTGGTTCTCAATCATCTATTTTGGATAAAACAGAGCAGATCATTTCACCAGATAGTGGAAATTCTGTCAATCTAGCTGGTGAGAGTAACATGTTGCAAGCACCAGGCAGTTGTATAGTTGAGAAGAGTTCTGACACTATTGCCAGTGGAGGTGATGGTTCGATATCCCGCAAGAAGAAAtatagcaaaaatgcaaaaaacaaGAATAAGATTGATAAGTCAATTGTAACTGTGAGTTCAACAGGGTCATCAAACGATGATCACATTGTGGCACTGCAACCAAATAGCATTTCTGGGGATTCAAAACATGAAGGAGGGTTAGTAATTAGTAATACAATCAAAGCAGTGGAGAAAGGTGTTGAGATACAGAATATAAAATCTGAACTAGGTTCTGTACAAAATGGTGGAAATGATACGAGTGTGACTCATGATACTGTGGATGCTACTGTGGTAGATCATCGAATATTGCAATCAACAGATGATACTTCTACTGGAAGAGTTACTCAAGTGAAGTCTCACTTTCCAAAGCGGTCATATAGAGTATCACAAGAAGCAAGAGTGTCTGATAAATCTCAGGTAAGTGAAGGTAGAGTGTGGGCTCCAGTGCGTGCAGCAAATCATCAAGTTACTACAAATGACAAGCagaaattggatcaaattgaggTACAACCTTCTGGAGTTGACAGTAGTGAAGTGGTAGTACAAAACCCGATTAGAAATAAGAGAGCTGAAATAGAGCGTTATGTTCCAAAACCTGTTGCAAAGGAGCAAGCACAACATAATGAAAATTGCCAACATTTTGTAGCTGGGTCATCTTTTTCTGCTCGAGATCAAATGGATCAGAAAAACAAGCACGGTGCGGTGAAAAATGTAGTTACTAGTGAAACACAACAGCAACATTCGTCCTTTGGTGAAAATAAAGGGCATATATCTGGAAAGCAGGGAAAGCAAAATGGCTCATGGCGTCAGAGAAATTCAAATGAAATCCGAGAAAATACTAAGGTGTCTCATACTCACCAGAGCATTGAAGGTGAAAGTGCTTTGCCCTTGCAAACAAATGAAGTGACTGTCTCCAGAACAAGGCACACTCATATAGAAACAAAGGGTTTCAAGTCAGAAGGGATTGAAATTCATCCTCAACCACACCAGCCAGACTTGCAAAAACCAAGACATGTTGAAGAGTTGCCAAATTCTGTTGCTGTTCAATCAAACAAGcaacaaatccttcaatgtgaagcaGAGCAGAGTACACAACTTGCATCAGAGCCTCATTTGCAGACAAGCAATTCTGCAAAGGATCAGGAACCTCAGCTGGCTTATAAGAGAGATCAGAACATGCATGACCAACGTTTCTATCAGGCAAACAGGTCCCGTCCAAAGTCACAAAAGTTTTCTGGTCGCCAAGTTTATATGGAAGGAAACCATCAGTTCACTAGAGTTACTGGAGTAAGTGAGGAAAGTGAGGAAAATCACCGTGTTGAACAGAGTTTTGTTCATCAGCGACCTAGGTCATCTGCATGGACTCCAAAGCCACAAGGGTCAGCAGATCATAAAGAGCACCATTTGCATCAAAAACTTATCTCTGGCCAACCTGATACCCACCAACTAAAGATGGATTCGAATGAGGAGCAACATGACTCGGAAACTAGAGTGCCTGAACATCTAAAAACTATCTGTGATCAGCAGGAAGGACCACTATCATCAACAAAGAAGCATCAGTTGCAGGAGCATTCTTTTGGGCAGCAGGTACCTGCTTCACCAAATCAATTTGAAGGGAAAAATCAGAATCTGAACTCTGATGTTGATAGAACACATACTGGCCGTTTATCCCAGCAGCAATTGAAGTTGACACATCCAGATAGACAAACAACTGACAAAGAACAGCCTAAACAAATTGCAAATTCTATGTCATATCAGCAGCGTCGACAGGCCAATCATGGCCATTGGCAACAAACTGGGGCTGGCACAAGATCTGGTACACGAGTAACTGATGGATATGAAGAACATCCCCAAACTGCTAATGTGCAGAGCCGCAAACAGCATGATACCTCTATACCAAGGAATTCAGAGTCATCTTTGGGAGCTGGCCAACATCATAGACAAGATACAAGCAAACAGCAACCATTAATAAACAGCAATCTGACCAAACAAAATTTACAAGTACATTCTCAGCCAATCTCAAGTCAAAAACCTCTAGAATTCTATCAACCAAAGGCAGGTTTGGCATCTAGAAATGGTGATAACCATGAAATAAACCCTAGCATTACCCCACATGGTGGTTCATCCTGGTCAGGTGAGCACAGAGGTAGTCACGGTTATCGTGGTAGAGACCACAGCCATGCTAGGCGTGGTCGCTCCAGTGGACGTGGTGGTGGGAGCTTTGGTCTAAGAGGAAATTAA